In a genomic window of Leptolyngbya sp. SIO1E4:
- a CDS encoding GNAT family N-acetyltransferase translates to MDCRHIQFQYSDALSDADLNQLLTLFQAAAFWAKDRHRDDLKSAITHSHPVVTAWDGDHLIGFARATSDGCYRATIWDVVVHPAYQGVGLGRKLVETVLGHPHMNRVERVYLMTTHQQRFYECIGFQKNQTTTMVLFNQTIEPVPHLAGAERHQENE, encoded by the coding sequence ATGGACTGCCGCCACATTCAATTTCAATATTCTGATGCCCTGAGCGACGCTGATTTGAATCAGCTCTTAACCCTATTTCAAGCAGCTGCATTTTGGGCTAAGGATCGCCATAGGGACGACCTGAAATCTGCGATCACCCACAGCCATCCTGTCGTGACTGCTTGGGATGGCGATCATCTGATTGGCTTTGCTCGGGCAACTTCAGATGGCTGTTATCGCGCCACCATCTGGGATGTCGTTGTCCACCCCGCTTATCAAGGGGTGGGATTAGGCCGCAAACTTGTCGAAACCGTATTGGGGCATCCCCACATGAATCGGGTGGAGCGCGTGTACTTGATGACCACCCACCAGCAGCGTTTTTATGAGTGCATCGGGTTTCAAAAAAACCAGACCACAACGATGGTGCTCTTTAATCAGACCATTGAGCCAGTGCCACATCTTGCTGGTGCTGAACGGCATCAAGAGAACGAGTAA
- a CDS encoding HAMP domain-containing histidine kinase — MADLTGAKSSQAADLKLQLAYCRALELAQFQGGFLARTAHELRSPLNKIISLQQMILEELCDNPEEEREFVAEAQAASLKLLEYLDFLIRVSKIETGRITPVMQAIPLAEIFDQVKEMTHLQAADRSLRLVVECPDDTLSVWADPIWLQNALVTLIEISIDSCDRGPIRLSVDPEAPPDSCHIWVEDDRPAECWQESTSLPAPQEFDLDDALSTSLRMGMVETLLTAMDSTLTLVSTSNSTKPTLTRLQCRLTRHTHGT; from the coding sequence ATGGCAGATTTAACCGGAGCAAAGTCTTCTCAAGCAGCGGATTTAAAGCTCCAACTTGCTTACTGCCGCGCCTTAGAGCTGGCTCAATTTCAGGGCGGTTTTTTGGCTCGGACGGCCCATGAGCTGCGATCGCCTCTCAACAAAATCATCAGCCTACAACAGATGATTTTAGAAGAGCTGTGTGATAACCCTGAAGAAGAGCGAGAGTTTGTGGCAGAGGCCCAGGCGGCATCGCTGAAGCTACTTGAGTATTTAGACTTCTTGATTCGGGTTTCCAAAATTGAGACTGGGCGCATTACCCCTGTAATGCAGGCGATTCCCTTGGCTGAAATTTTTGATCAGGTCAAAGAGATGACGCATCTGCAAGCTGCCGATCGCAGTCTACGGCTTGTAGTTGAGTGCCCAGACGACACCTTATCTGTGTGGGCTGATCCTATTTGGTTACAAAATGCGCTGGTAACCCTAATAGAGATTTCCATCGATAGCTGCGATCGAGGCCCCATTCGCCTGTCTGTCGACCCTGAAGCCCCCCCCGATAGCTGTCATATTTGGGTCGAAGACGATCGTCCTGCAGAGTGCTGGCAAGAATCCACATCGCTGCCCGCCCCGCAAGAGTTTGACCTCGATGATGCACTTTCTACCAGTCTGCGAATGGGGATGGTCGAAACGCTCTTAACAGCAATGGACAGTACCCTCACCCTGGTCTCTACCTCCAATTCGACGAAGCCCACCCTCACACGCTTGCAATGCCGGCTGACGCGGCATACCCATGGCACCTAA